In Zingiber officinale cultivar Zhangliang chromosome 8B, Zo_v1.1, whole genome shotgun sequence, a single genomic region encodes these proteins:
- the LOC122015532 gene encoding polypyrimidine tract-binding protein homolog 3-like isoform X2: MTEPSKVIHVRNVGHEISENDLLQLVQPFGVVTKLVMLRAKNQALLQMHDLASAMNVIQYYTNVQPSVRGRNVYIQFSSHQELTTTDQSSQGRKGDQDSPPNRILLVTIHQMLYPITVEVLQQVFSPCGYVEKIVTFQKSAGFQALIQFESQQSAVQARSSLQGRNIYDGCCQLDIQFSNLNELQVNYNNDRSRDFTNPSLPTEQRGRSSQPGYGDAGSLYALQSSGGRVAYGQMGNAAAIAAAFGGGLPPGVTGTNDRSTILVTNLDPDKIDEDKLFNLFSIYGNIVRIKLLRNKPDHALVQMEDGFQAELAVHFLKGSLLFGKRLELNFSKYPSITPASDTREYAGSSLNRFNNNAVKNYKYCCSPTKMIHLSSLPQDIAEEEILTHLEEHGTILSTKLFEVNGKKQALILFEDEAQATEALVCKHASSIARSVIRISFSQLQSI; encoded by the exons ATGACGGAGCCCTCCAAAGTCATTCACGTCCGTAACGTAGGCCACGAGATATCTGAA AATGACCTTCTTCAGTTGGTGCAACCTTTTGGAGTTGTCACCAAGCTTGTGATGTTACGAGCCAAAAACCAG GCTCTTCTTCAGATGCATGATTTAGCTTCTGCAATGAATGTTATTCAGTACTACACGAATGTCCAACCGAGCGTCAG GGGACGAAATGTATATATACAATTTTCCTCACATCAAGAACTTACAACAACAGATCAAAGCTCGCAAGGTCGCAAAGGTGATCAG GATTCACCACCCAATCGAATTCTCTTAGTTACAATTCATCAAATGCTTTATCCTATCACAGTGGAGGTGTTGCAGCAAGTTTTTTCTCCATGTGGATACGTGGAGAAAATTGTGACGTTCCAGAAGTCAGCTG GTTTCCAGGCCCTTATCCAGTTTGAATCACAACAAAGTGCAGTGCAAGCAAGAAGTTCTCTACAA GGACGCAATATATATGATGGTTGCTGTCAGTTAGATATACAGTTTTCAAA TCTCAATGAGTTGCAAGTAAATTACAACAACGACAGATCCAG AGATTTCACAAATCCATCTTTGCCCACTGAACAGAGAGGTAGATCTTCACAA CCCGGTTATGGTGATGCCGGAAGTCTCTATGCTCTTCAATCATCTGGCGGCAGAG TTGCCTATGGTCAG ATGGGTAACGCTGCAGCAATTGCAGCTGCATTTGGGGGAGGATTGCCTCCTGGAGTTACTGGTACTAATGACAGGTCTACAATCTTAGTAACTAATTTAGATCCTGAT AAAATTGATGAAGATAAGCTTTTCAATTTGTTCTCGATATATGGCAATATTGTAAGAATAAAACTGCTACGTAACAAACCCGACCATGCTCTTGTTCAGATGGAGGATGGCTTCCAGGCAGAATTAGCTGTACATTTTTTGAAG gGATCATTATTGTTTGGGAAGAGGTTGGAGTTGAACTTTTCCAAGTATCCAAGCATCACTCCAGCATCTGATACTCGTGAATACGCCGGTTCAAGCCTTAACCGCTTCAACAATAATGCGGTAAAAAACTACAAGTATTGTTGCTCCCCAACAAAGATGATCCATTTGTCATCTCTTCCCCAAGACATCGCCGAGGAGGAGATTCTCACTCACCTGGAGGAGCACGGCACAATTTTAAGCACAAAACTCTTCGAGGTGAATGGGAAGAAGCAGGCGCTGATTCTGTTTGAGGACGAGGCACAAGCTACGGAGGCCCTTGTGTGCAAGCATGCAAGCTCCATTGCGCGGTCTGTCATCCGGATTTCCTTCTCGCAACTCCAAAGTATTTAG
- the LOC122015532 gene encoding polypyrimidine tract-binding protein homolog 3-like isoform X1, with protein MTEPSKVIHVRNVGHEISENDLLQLVQPFGVVTKLVMLRAKNQALLQMHDLASAMNVIQYYTNVQPSVRGRNVYIQFSSHQELTTTDQSSQGRKGDQDSPPNRILLVTIHQMLYPITVEVLQQVFSPCGYVEKIVTFQKSAGFQALIQFESQQSAVQARSSLQGRNIYDGCCQLDIQFSNLNELQVNYNNDRSRDFTNPSLPTEQRGRSSQQPGYGDAGSLYALQSSGGRVAYGQMGNAAAIAAAFGGGLPPGVTGTNDRSTILVTNLDPDKIDEDKLFNLFSIYGNIVRIKLLRNKPDHALVQMEDGFQAELAVHFLKGSLLFGKRLELNFSKYPSITPASDTREYAGSSLNRFNNNAVKNYKYCCSPTKMIHLSSLPQDIAEEEILTHLEEHGTILSTKLFEVNGKKQALILFEDEAQATEALVCKHASSIARSVIRISFSQLQSI; from the exons ATGACGGAGCCCTCCAAAGTCATTCACGTCCGTAACGTAGGCCACGAGATATCTGAA AATGACCTTCTTCAGTTGGTGCAACCTTTTGGAGTTGTCACCAAGCTTGTGATGTTACGAGCCAAAAACCAG GCTCTTCTTCAGATGCATGATTTAGCTTCTGCAATGAATGTTATTCAGTACTACACGAATGTCCAACCGAGCGTCAG GGGACGAAATGTATATATACAATTTTCCTCACATCAAGAACTTACAACAACAGATCAAAGCTCGCAAGGTCGCAAAGGTGATCAG GATTCACCACCCAATCGAATTCTCTTAGTTACAATTCATCAAATGCTTTATCCTATCACAGTGGAGGTGTTGCAGCAAGTTTTTTCTCCATGTGGATACGTGGAGAAAATTGTGACGTTCCAGAAGTCAGCTG GTTTCCAGGCCCTTATCCAGTTTGAATCACAACAAAGTGCAGTGCAAGCAAGAAGTTCTCTACAA GGACGCAATATATATGATGGTTGCTGTCAGTTAGATATACAGTTTTCAAA TCTCAATGAGTTGCAAGTAAATTACAACAACGACAGATCCAG AGATTTCACAAATCCATCTTTGCCCACTGAACAGAGAGGTAGATCTTCACAA CAGCCCGGTTATGGTGATGCCGGAAGTCTCTATGCTCTTCAATCATCTGGCGGCAGAG TTGCCTATGGTCAG ATGGGTAACGCTGCAGCAATTGCAGCTGCATTTGGGGGAGGATTGCCTCCTGGAGTTACTGGTACTAATGACAGGTCTACAATCTTAGTAACTAATTTAGATCCTGAT AAAATTGATGAAGATAAGCTTTTCAATTTGTTCTCGATATATGGCAATATTGTAAGAATAAAACTGCTACGTAACAAACCCGACCATGCTCTTGTTCAGATGGAGGATGGCTTCCAGGCAGAATTAGCTGTACATTTTTTGAAG gGATCATTATTGTTTGGGAAGAGGTTGGAGTTGAACTTTTCCAAGTATCCAAGCATCACTCCAGCATCTGATACTCGTGAATACGCCGGTTCAAGCCTTAACCGCTTCAACAATAATGCGGTAAAAAACTACAAGTATTGTTGCTCCCCAACAAAGATGATCCATTTGTCATCTCTTCCCCAAGACATCGCCGAGGAGGAGATTCTCACTCACCTGGAGGAGCACGGCACAATTTTAAGCACAAAACTCTTCGAGGTGAATGGGAAGAAGCAGGCGCTGATTCTGTTTGAGGACGAGGCACAAGCTACGGAGGCCCTTGTGTGCAAGCATGCAAGCTCCATTGCGCGGTCTGTCATCCGGATTTCCTTCTCGCAACTCCAAAGTATTTAG